The following are encoded in a window of Sminthopsis crassicaudata isolate SCR6 chromosome 5, ASM4859323v1, whole genome shotgun sequence genomic DNA:
- the CCR4 gene encoding C-C chemokine receptor type 4 yields the protein METTLDYSSYYYYDLPSPCSKGGVRDFGKLFLPPLYSLVFLFGLLGNLMVVLVLLKYKRLKSMTDVYLFNLAISDLLFVFSLPFWVYYVADQWVFGTAFCKIISYIYLVGFYSGIFFIMLMSVDRYLAIVHAIFALRARTLTYGVITSLVIWSVAIFASLPVLLFSTSYTENNNTYCKEKYPGNSTTWKVLSSLEINILGLLIPLGIMLFCYTKIIKTLHRCKNDKKNKAVKMIFAVMVVFLVFWIPYNIVLFLETLVELEIFQDCTFSMELDYALQATEALAFVHCCLNPVIYFFLGEKFRKYIKQLFKTCRGPLRFCKYCSFPPVYASETPSSSHTQSTMDHEIHDAL from the coding sequence ATGGAAACCACTTTGGACTATAGCAGCTACTACTACTATGACCTCCCCAGTCCTTGCAGCAAAGGGGGAGTGAGGGACTTTGGAAAACTCTTCCTGCCACCATTATATTCTCTGGTGTTCCTATTTGGTCTGCTGGGCAACCTCATGGTGGTTCTGGTCCTCCTCAAATACAAGCGGCTTAAATCCATGACTGACGTGTACCTGTTCAACCTCGCCATCTCTgacctgctttttgttttttccctccctttctggGTCTACTATGTTGCTGATCAGTGGGTTTTTGGAACAGCCTTTTGCAAAATCATTTCCTACATATATCTAGTTGGGTTTTATAGTGGTATATTCTTCATCATGCTCATGAGTGTAGACAGGTACCTGGCAATAGTGCATGCTATTTTTGCCTTGAGAGCCAGGACTCTGACTTATGGAGTTATTACAAGTCTAGTTATATGGTCGGTAGCCATATTTGCCTCACTTCCAGTCTTGCTATTCAGCACATCTTATACAGAGAATAACAATACCTACTGCAAAGAGAAGTACCCTGGGAATTCAACCACATGGAAGGTTCTGAGCTCTCTAGAAATCAACATCTTGGGGCTTTTGATTCCTCTTGGAATCATGCTCTTCTGTTACACCAAGATCATCAAGACCCTGCACCGctgcaaaaatgacaaaaagaataaGGCAGTAAAAATGATCTTTGCAGTCATGGTTGTGTTCCTGGTGTTCTGGATCCCATACAATATTGTGCTCTTCTTGGAGACTCTGGTAGAATTGGAAATTTTCCAAGACTGCACCTTCAGCATGGAGCTCGACTATGCACTCCAGGCTACTGAAGCTCTGGCTTTTGTTCATTGCTGCCTCAATCCAGTCATTTACTTCTTCCTAGGGGAAAAGTTCCGAAAATACATCAAGCAACTCTTCAAAACCTGCAGGGGGCCTTTAAGGTTCTGCAAATACTGTAGTTTTCCTCCAGTTTATGCTTCAGAAACACCCAGTTCTTCTCACACTCAGTCTACTATGGATCACGAAATCCACGATGCTTTGTAA